A stretch of the Falsibacillus albus genome encodes the following:
- the tkt gene encoding transketolase, giving the protein MFDKMDQLSINAIRTLSIDAIEKANSGHPGMPMGAAPMAYTLWTRFMNHNPKDPSWFNRDRFVLSAGHGSMLLYSLLHLSGYDLSMDDIKNFRQWGSKTPGHPEYKHTPGVEATTGPLGQGIAMAVGMAMAERHLAGVYNKDQFDLINHYTYSICGDGDLMEGVSGEAASLAAHLQLGRLVVLYDSNDISLDGDLDRSFSESVEGRFKSYGWQYVRVEDGNDLDAIAKAIEEAKSDESRPTMIEVKTVIGFGAPNKSGKSDVHGAPLGAEERKLTREQYEWNYEEDFYVPNEVYSRFKEEVVEKGQKAQEQWNELFESYQVEYPELAAQLKGAMLGELPEGWDQDIPVYEEGKSLASRASSGEVLNAIAKRLPSVIGGSADLAGSNKTMLKGEKDFTPESFEGRNIWFGVREFAMGAAMNGMALHGGLNVFGGTFFVFSDYLRPAIRLAAIMGLPVTYVFTHDSVAVGEDGPTHEPIEQLPSLRAIPNLSVIRPADGNETAAAWRAAITSKDKPTALVLTRQNLPTLKATAQKAEQGMQKGAYIVSPAGTDSPDALLLASGSEVGLAVEAQAALSSEGINVSVVSMPSWDRFDQQDKAYKESVLPKAVKKRLAIEMAAPFGWERYVGDEGEILGIDHFGASAPGEKILEEFGFSVENVVARVKALLQN; this is encoded by the coding sequence ATGTTTGATAAAATGGATCAATTATCAATCAATGCAATCAGAACATTATCAATTGACGCTATCGAAAAGGCGAATTCTGGCCACCCAGGAATGCCGATGGGCGCAGCTCCAATGGCTTATACCCTTTGGACGCGTTTCATGAACCATAATCCCAAAGATCCGAGCTGGTTTAACCGCGATCGTTTCGTGCTATCAGCTGGACATGGGTCAATGCTTTTGTACAGCTTGCTTCACTTATCAGGCTATGATTTGAGCATGGATGATATTAAAAATTTCAGGCAGTGGGGCAGCAAGACACCTGGCCATCCTGAATATAAACATACACCAGGTGTTGAAGCGACTACTGGCCCACTTGGTCAAGGAATCGCAATGGCAGTGGGAATGGCAATGGCTGAACGTCATCTAGCCGGAGTTTATAACAAAGATCAATTTGATCTAATCAACCATTATACATACAGTATCTGCGGAGACGGTGACTTGATGGAAGGTGTATCCGGAGAAGCTGCATCATTGGCTGCCCACTTGCAGTTGGGACGACTTGTGGTGCTATATGATTCAAATGATATTTCTTTGGATGGCGATTTAGATCGTTCATTCTCGGAGAGTGTAGAAGGAAGATTTAAATCATATGGCTGGCAATATGTACGAGTTGAAGATGGAAATGACCTTGATGCCATTGCGAAGGCTATTGAAGAGGCAAAAAGCGACGAGAGCCGCCCAACAATGATCGAGGTTAAAACTGTCATTGGATTTGGTGCGCCTAATAAGTCAGGTAAATCTGATGTTCATGGTGCTCCATTAGGAGCTGAAGAACGAAAGTTAACAAGAGAGCAATATGAATGGAATTATGAGGAAGACTTCTATGTTCCGAACGAAGTATACAGTCGATTTAAAGAAGAAGTTGTTGAAAAAGGTCAAAAAGCTCAAGAACAATGGAATGAATTGTTTGAAAGCTACCAAGTAGAATACCCTGAACTTGCAGCTCAGCTAAAAGGTGCGATGCTAGGAGAGCTACCGGAAGGCTGGGATCAGGACATTCCGGTATATGAAGAAGGAAAATCATTGGCAAGCCGTGCTTCCAGCGGTGAAGTATTAAATGCAATAGCTAAGAGGCTTCCTTCAGTAATCGGTGGATCCGCTGACTTGGCAGGCTCCAACAAAACGATGCTGAAAGGTGAAAAAGATTTCACACCTGAATCATTCGAAGGACGCAATATTTGGTTCGGTGTCCGTGAATTTGCAATGGGTGCAGCCATGAACGGTATGGCTTTGCATGGTGGATTGAACGTATTTGGCGGGACATTCTTTGTTTTCTCTGATTATCTCCGTCCAGCCATTCGCTTGGCTGCAATTATGGGTCTGCCTGTAACCTATGTATTTACACATGATAGTGTAGCTGTCGGTGAGGATGGCCCAACACATGAACCAATTGAACAGCTTCCGTCATTACGGGCTATCCCTAACTTGTCTGTCATCCGTCCAGCTGATGGAAATGAGACTGCTGCTGCATGGAGAGCCGCCATTACGTCTAAAGATAAACCAACAGCATTGGTATTGACGAGACAAAATCTCCCTACTTTGAAAGCGACAGCTCAAAAAGCCGAGCAGGGTATGCAAAAAGGTGCTTATATCGTTTCTCCTGCAGGAACTGATTCACCGGATGCGCTCCTTTTAGCAAGCGGCTCTGAAGTAGGACTTGCTGTAGAAGCACAAGCAGCTCTTTCTTCTGAAGGCATCAATGTATCTGTAGTCAGTATGCCTTCTTGGGATCGTTTCGATCAGCAGGACAAAGCCTATAAAGAATCTGTATTGCCTAAAGCAGTGAAAAAGCGCCTAGCCATCGAAATGGCAGCTCCATTTGGATGGGAGCGTTATGTCGGCGATGAAGGAGAAATCCTTGGAATCGACCATTTCGGAGCATCTGCACCAGGAGAAAAAATTCTTGAAGAATTTGGAT
- a CDS encoding DUF896 domain-containing protein, whose product MLSKEKIARINELSKKSKSTGLSADEAKEQSRLRREYLESFRSSMRNTIENVKVIDPDGNDVTPDKVKEIREKKKYH is encoded by the coding sequence ATGCTTTCAAAAGAAAAAATTGCAAGGATCAATGAACTGTCTAAAAAGTCAAAGAGTACTGGATTATCAGCGGACGAAGCAAAGGAACAGTCCCGTTTACGCCGAGAATACTTGGAATCATTCCGTTCATCGATGAGAAACACGATCGAAAATGTTAAGGTCATCGATCCGGATGGAAATGATGTGACTCCGGATAAGGTAAAGGAGATCCGCGAAAAGAAAAAGTATCACTAA
- a CDS encoding YneB family resolvase-like protein, with amino-acid sequence MKAIIYCRVSTTKETQESSLDRQEDELITAAEKWDFDIIDIIRERESGYTLDRAGVLDMLDRIKQESIDAILIQDETRLGRGNAKIALLHCVMKEGVKVYSLAQNGELQLSESDSMVLQIVSMVEEYQRKLHNLKIKRGMKRAVDNGFRPEKNLKNRGNENGRDRKDIPISEINRLRNSGLTFADIAATLRGFGYDVSKATVHRRYKEAATLPEQEE; translated from the coding sequence ATGAAAGCTATCATTTATTGTCGCGTAAGCACAACGAAGGAGACGCAGGAATCATCATTGGATAGACAAGAAGATGAATTGATCACGGCGGCCGAGAAATGGGATTTTGATATCATCGATATTATTCGCGAGCGAGAAAGTGGATATACTCTTGATCGGGCGGGTGTTTTGGATATGCTTGATCGGATAAAGCAAGAAAGCATTGATGCGATTCTAATCCAAGATGAAACAAGGTTGGGCAGGGGAAATGCAAAGATTGCACTCCTGCATTGTGTGATGAAAGAAGGGGTTAAAGTTTACAGCTTGGCCCAAAATGGAGAACTACAATTATCTGAATCTGATTCCATGGTTCTTCAGATTGTGAGTATGGTTGAAGAATACCAAAGGAAATTACATAATTTAAAAATTAAACGAGGAATGAAAAGGGCTGTTGATAATGGCTTCCGTCCAGAGAAAAACCTAAAAAACAGAGGAAATGAAAATGGTAGGGATCGGAAAGATATACCCATCTCTGAAATAAATAGATTAAGGAATAGCGGGCTTACATTTGCCGATATAGCTGCTACTTTAAGAGGGTTCGGATATGACGTTTCAAAGGCGACTGTTCATCGCCGATATAAAGAAGCTGCAACCTTACCTGAACAAGAAGAATAA
- the yneA gene encoding cell division suppressor protein YneA, with protein sequence MQAIWKKYSYAIILFTLTLCFGFASLILFSDEEHAYKEIKVEDGDSLWSIAHHYSDEKNMSIDEFISWVQTKNQLKSNVIKAGDEIVIPVEVNNDINTQTFKSELALNGN encoded by the coding sequence ATGCAAGCAATATGGAAAAAGTATTCTTATGCAATTATATTATTTACTCTTACCCTTTGTTTTGGTTTTGCTTCTTTGATCTTATTTTCTGATGAAGAACATGCTTATAAAGAAATAAAAGTTGAAGACGGGGATTCCCTCTGGTCGATTGCCCATCATTATTCTGATGAAAAAAATATGTCCATAGATGAATTTATTTCTTGGGTTCAAACAAAAAATCAGTTAAAATCAAATGTTATTAAAGCAGGGGATGAGATTGTCATACCTGTAGAGGTCAATAATGACATCAATACACAAACTTTCAAAAGTGAATTGGCACTGAATGGGAATTAA